The sequence GTCGCTGCTGGATGTGATGGGGCCGTGGCCGTGGTACCTGGTGGTGGCCGCCACTCTGGTGTTCACCGTGTGGGCGGCGATGACCTGGCCGTGGGAGCGGTTGCGGCAAGCTGGACCCATGGACACATCTGGAGCATTGCCGGTCAACCATCACGCGGACCATCCGGGCTTCTCCGGTGTCATGGCGGCGGTGTGCGGGGTGGTGTTTCTGTTGATGGGGCGCAAGAACGCGCGCCTCGCGGCGGACCTCGCCGGGGTCACGGAGGACGACCACGTCGTCGACATCGGCTGCGGGCCGGGAACCGCGGTTCGACTTGCCGCACGCCGCGGCGCGCGGGCCACCGGAGTGGACCCGTCGTCGATGTTTCTTCGCATCGCACGGGCGGTCACACCCAAGTCGGCGAACGTCACGTGGGTCGAGGGGACCGCGGAGAACATCCCGTTGCGCAACGAGTCGGCGACGGTGCTGTGGTCGCTGGCCACCGTGCACCACTGGCAGGACGTCACCGCGGGCCTGCGGGAGGCGCATCGGGTGCTGGCCCCGGGTGGGCGTCTGCTCGCCATCGAGCGCCAGTCGGAGCCGGGCGCGACCGGGTTCGCCAGCCACGGCTGGACCCGTCAGCAGGCCGAATCGTTTGCCGCGCAATGTCATGCGGCCGGTTTCAGCGACGCGGTGATTGAAAGCAACGACGCCGGGCGACGTGCGGTGTGGGTGGTGCGGGCCCGCCGCCCGTAGCGCCTCTGCGCCGATTGTGCCGTTTCATACGCGACTCGCCGCGCCGAGCGTATGAGATCGCACAGTCACCACGTCTTAGGGCAGCCACGCGCGATCAGCGCGGCGCCGACACGGTCCAGGAACCGCTGCGGCGAGTTGTGCAGCATCCCGCTGGTCAGCCTGAAATCGGTCCAGCCCAGCTCCGGCAGCAGGGTGTAACGCTCGGCGTCCCAGCTCCGCTGCGCGGCGTCGGTCCAGTGGTGCGCACCTTCGAAGTCGACGCCGACAAGGTATTCGGGCCAACCCATGTCGATGCGCGCGACGACGAATCCGTATGCGTCGAGTACCGGAATCTGGGTCTGAGGCCGGGGAAAGCCCGCCCGCACCAGCAGAAGCCGTGTCAGCGACTCGTACGGTGACTCGGCCCCGCCGTCGACCAGATCGAGGATGATGCGCAGGGTTTTCAGCCCCCGAACCCCGGGGTGCCGCTGCGCGACGGCCGCGATCTCGTCGACCTTCACATCTGTCGCGTTCATCAGCGCATCGATGCGCTGCACGCCCTCGTCAAGGCGCAACCACCTACCGAGGTCGAAGG comes from Mycolicibacterium pulveris and encodes:
- a CDS encoding class I SAM-dependent methyltransferase, whose amino-acid sequence is MDTSGALPVNHHADHPGFSGVMAAVCGVVFLLMGRKNARLAADLAGVTEDDHVVDIGCGPGTAVRLAARRGARATGVDPSSMFLRIARAVTPKSANVTWVEGTAENIPLRNESATVLWSLATVHHWQDVTAGLREAHRVLAPGGRLLAIERQSEPGATGFASHGWTRQQAESFAAQCHAAGFSDAVIESNDAGRRAVWVVRARRP